In Archangium violaceum, the following are encoded in one genomic region:
- a CDS encoding PEGA domain-containing protein, translated as MTTRHRRMSFPALLIALLLALGGTGASAAEPGAARAAARRHFERGTTLYQEGRYAEAAAAFEAAYQTLANGVVLYNLGQCYEKLGDLQRAIGYYRDYLRMVPDAEDRPLVESLIARLEKRYEEERRPQVTVSSEPAGARVQVDGEARGVTPWSDKLEVGPHRLEVTHEGYQPLRRDMELRPGEPLELQLMLTPLSKSGVAVENRPGQPRRRVWTWVAAGAAGVATAGAVTLGLLARSDSRELLARPHERAEAQRLHDSALGRARASNILTGTAGVALLAGTALFFVEGSF; from the coding sequence ATGACCACCCGCCACCGCCGCATGTCCTTCCCGGCGCTCCTCATCGCGCTGCTGCTCGCCCTGGGAGGAACGGGGGCGAGCGCCGCCGAGCCCGGGGCCGCCCGCGCCGCCGCTCGCAGACACTTCGAGCGCGGAACCACCCTCTACCAGGAGGGCCGTTACGCCGAGGCCGCCGCCGCCTTCGAGGCCGCCTACCAGACGCTCGCCAACGGCGTGGTCCTCTACAACCTGGGCCAATGCTACGAGAAGCTCGGGGATCTCCAGCGGGCCATCGGCTACTACCGCGACTACCTGCGCATGGTGCCCGACGCGGAGGATCGGCCGCTCGTCGAGTCACTCATCGCCCGGCTGGAGAAGCGCTACGAAGAGGAGCGCCGTCCCCAGGTGACCGTCTCCAGCGAGCCCGCGGGGGCGCGAGTCCAGGTGGATGGCGAGGCGCGCGGGGTGACGCCCTGGAGCGACAAGCTGGAGGTGGGCCCGCACCGGCTCGAGGTGACACACGAGGGCTACCAGCCGTTGCGGCGCGACATGGAGCTGCGGCCGGGGGAGCCTCTCGAGCTCCAGTTGATGCTCACGCCCCTGTCCAAGAGCGGCGTGGCGGTCGAGAACCGCCCGGGACAACCGCGGCGGCGCGTCTGGACGTGGGTGGCCGCGGGCGCGGCGGGGGTGGCGACGGCGGGGGCGGTGACGCTCGGGCTGCTGGCGCGCTCCGACTCGCGGGAGCTGCTGGCCCGGCCGCACGAGCGCGCCGAGGCGCAGCGGCTGCACGACTCGGCCCTGGGCCGGGCGCGGGCCTCCAACATCCTCACCGGTACCGCGGGCGTGGCCCTGCTGGCGGGCACGGCCCTGTTCTTCGTCGAGGGGAGCTTCTGA
- a CDS encoding DoxX family membrane protein has translation MRPSSPSDVPTPFFRGITHEMAGYLLLRLALGLNILVHGLVRIGNPTAFADTLVQLFANTWLPSPLVRLFALLLPFVETLLGALITLGLLTRTALFAGGLVMVSLIFGTALRSDWETLGLQMIYATLYSLLLAAASFNGLSLDAWRVKARSHPAPASVRGPAPVP, from the coding sequence ATGCGACCTTCATCCCCGTCCGATGTCCCCACGCCCTTCTTCCGCGGCATCACCCACGAGATGGCGGGTTATCTCCTGCTGCGTCTCGCCCTCGGCCTGAACATCCTCGTCCATGGCCTGGTCCGGATAGGCAACCCCACGGCCTTCGCCGACACCCTCGTGCAGCTCTTCGCCAATACCTGGCTTCCCTCCCCCCTGGTGCGCCTCTTCGCACTGCTGCTGCCCTTCGTCGAGACGCTCCTCGGCGCGCTGATCACCCTCGGGCTGCTGACGCGCACCGCTCTGTTCGCGGGTGGCCTCGTCATGGTGTCTCTCATCTTCGGCACCGCCCTGCGGAGCGACTGGGAGACGCTCGGGCTGCAGATGATCTACGCGACCCTCTATTCCCTGCTCCTGGCCGCCGCCAGCTTCAACGGCCTCTCCCTCGATGCGTGGCGGGTCAAGGCCCGGAGCCACCCGGCGCCAGCGTCGGTGCGCGGCCCCGCGCCAGTCCCCTGA
- a CDS encoding TetR/AcrR family transcriptional regulator — protein MSSEARSAILNAAGEVFTRFGFKKAAMEDIARLAGVGKGSIYLHFDSKEALFEACLRRDIVERVAELEAAIRRAKTPEAQVRAFISCKLEQLTRQVHGQRLRIETLLEMHSHALRLLPEHQRMEEALLARILIEGNTQGAFAVTDPHQVAVGLVESLAGLSIKGLTQGFDAHGRAALDAYFDVFIRGLAPAGTTPRRKS, from the coding sequence ATGAGTTCCGAGGCTCGCTCAGCCATCCTCAACGCGGCCGGCGAGGTTTTCACCCGTTTCGGCTTCAAGAAGGCCGCGATGGAGGACATTGCCCGTCTCGCGGGTGTCGGCAAGGGCAGCATCTACCTGCACTTCGACAGCAAGGAGGCGCTGTTCGAGGCGTGCCTCCGGCGGGATATCGTGGAACGCGTCGCGGAACTCGAGGCGGCCATACGTCGTGCCAAGACCCCGGAGGCCCAGGTGCGCGCCTTCATCAGCTGCAAGCTGGAGCAGCTCACACGCCAGGTGCACGGCCAGCGCCTGCGGATCGAGACGCTCTTGGAGATGCACTCGCACGCGCTGCGCCTGTTGCCCGAGCACCAGCGGATGGAGGAGGCACTGCTGGCCCGTATCCTCATCGAGGGCAACACCCAAGGGGCGTTTGCCGTCACCGACCCCCACCAGGTGGCCGTGGGGCTTGTGGAATCCCTCGCGGGACTCAGCATCAAGGGTCTGACGCAGGGCTTCGACGCCCACGGGCGGGCGGCCCTGGACGCTTACTTCGATGTCTTCATCCGCGGCCTGGCCCCTGCCGGCACGACGCCGCGCCGCAAGAGCTGA
- a CDS encoding sigma 54-interacting transcriptional regulator gives MSGRTELIPAQTPASGLSVRRVNLEVSAGPDAGTTVSSSAEKLTVGTAPGNDLVLTDTTVSRFHAELVRERGGYRVKDLGSTNGTKVDHVRVQDAYVADGSTLTFGGTTVRFSLVATRDVLPLHPEPRFGKLVGESAVMRALFAQLARLAATDATVLVEGESGTGKELVAEALHQASPRASGPFVVVDCGSIPAELVESELFGHEKGAFTGATHERRGAFEAASGGTLFLDELGELPLAVQPKLLRALERRQVKRVGADGYRSVDVRFVAATHRDLREAVNRGQFREDLYFRLAVGMVRVPPLRAHLEDLPHLLEHLWTETFRSLGLPPRPFTAPSPETMHQLSTLPWRGNVRELRNFVERSVALSGALDASFLQAASAPAASAGAPTVRVELPYKEAKEAWLAHFEETYLRQRLAASGGNVSQMAREAEVDRAHVIKLLRKHAVR, from the coding sequence ATGTCAGGGCGTACCGAGCTCATCCCCGCGCAGACACCGGCCAGCGGGCTCTCCGTCCGGAGGGTGAACCTCGAGGTGTCGGCCGGCCCGGACGCGGGCACCACGGTGAGCAGCTCCGCCGAGAAGCTCACCGTCGGCACGGCCCCGGGCAATGATCTGGTGCTCACCGACACCACCGTGTCGCGCTTCCACGCCGAGCTGGTGCGCGAGCGTGGCGGCTACCGGGTGAAGGACCTGGGCAGCACCAACGGCACGAAGGTGGACCACGTGCGCGTGCAGGACGCCTATGTGGCGGACGGCTCCACGCTGACCTTCGGCGGCACCACGGTGCGCTTCTCCCTGGTGGCCACGCGGGACGTGTTGCCCCTGCACCCCGAGCCCCGCTTCGGCAAGCTGGTGGGCGAGAGCGCCGTGATGCGGGCCCTGTTCGCCCAGCTGGCACGCCTGGCCGCCACGGACGCCACGGTGCTCGTCGAGGGCGAGAGCGGCACCGGCAAGGAGCTGGTGGCCGAGGCGCTCCACCAGGCCAGCCCGCGGGCCTCGGGCCCCTTCGTGGTGGTGGACTGCGGCTCCATCCCCGCCGAGCTGGTGGAGAGCGAGCTGTTCGGCCACGAGAAGGGCGCCTTCACCGGCGCCACCCACGAGCGCCGGGGCGCCTTCGAGGCCGCCAGCGGGGGCACCCTCTTCCTGGACGAGCTGGGCGAGCTGCCCCTGGCCGTGCAGCCCAAGCTGCTGCGCGCGCTGGAGCGCCGGCAGGTCAAGCGCGTGGGCGCGGATGGGTACCGGAGCGTGGACGTGCGCTTCGTGGCCGCCACGCACCGCGACCTGCGCGAGGCCGTCAACCGCGGGCAGTTCCGCGAGGACCTGTACTTCCGGCTCGCCGTGGGCATGGTGCGCGTGCCACCGCTGCGCGCGCACCTGGAGGATCTGCCGCACCTGCTGGAGCACCTGTGGACGGAGACGTTCCGCTCGCTCGGCCTGCCGCCCCGGCCCTTCACCGCCCCCAGCCCCGAGACGATGCACCAGCTCTCCACCCTGCCCTGGCGCGGCAACGTGCGCGAGCTGCGCAACTTCGTCGAGCGCAGCGTGGCCCTCTCCGGCGCGCTGGATGCCTCGTTCCTCCAGGCGGCCAGCGCCCCGGCGGCGTCGGCCGGGGCCCCCACCGTGCGCGTGGAGCTGCCCTACAAGGAGGCCAAGGAGGCATGGCTCGCCCACTTCGAGGAGACGTACCTGCGCCAGCGCCTGGCGGCCTCGGGTGGCAACGTGAGCCAGATGGCGCGCGAGGCCGAGGTGGACCGGGCCCACGTCATCAAACTGCTACGCAAGCACGCGGTGCGCTGA
- a CDS encoding flavin-containing monooxygenase — protein sequence MNATKKDVTSFSPEALREKYRLEREKRLRPDGNAQYRDLSGLYADFDKDPYVEPGFTRPVVIETIDVLIVGGGFGGMLSAVRLRQSGVHSIRIVEKGGDFGGTWYWNRYPGAACDVESYIYLPLLEETGYIPTEKYAKAPEIFAHCQRIGRQFDLYKSALFQTQVEQMDWDENARRWNITTNRGDKLAARFVIIAGGVMHKAKLPGIPGIETFKGHSFHTSRWDYAYTGGPTGGLHKLADKRVGIIGTGATAVQAIPHLGASAKQLYVFQRTPSGVGVRNNRPTDESWVKTLQPGWQEARIRNFTALVSGREQDVDLVRDGWTYIFDDTASRRARSPEEAAELRQLADFRKMEEIRARVEAIVKDPVTAEALKPYYNQMCKRPCFHDEYLDTFNRPNVQLVDTEGKGVERITPTGVVVKGREYEVDCLVYASGFEVSSEYTRRLGFDIRGRGGKSLRDSWANGPATLHGMHSRGYPNLLMFSPTQSGWAINFVHILSEQAQHAAYIIERCLKRGVEMIEPTEQAQEQWWGEIFTRLQKGATFGGVDCTPGYLNNEGVRPPPSAIRFAPFGGDTLEFIDVLRSWRKGDELAGLELTTGAAPLATGTA from the coding sequence ATGAATGCGACGAAGAAGGATGTGACCTCGTTCTCTCCGGAAGCGTTGAGGGAGAAGTACCGGCTCGAGCGCGAGAAGCGGCTGCGCCCTGACGGCAACGCCCAGTACCGAGACCTCAGCGGCCTCTACGCGGATTTCGACAAGGATCCCTACGTCGAGCCCGGCTTCACCCGTCCGGTGGTGATCGAGACGATCGACGTGCTGATCGTCGGCGGTGGCTTTGGCGGCATGTTGTCGGCGGTGCGGCTGCGCCAGTCCGGAGTCCACTCCATCCGCATCGTCGAGAAGGGTGGCGACTTCGGCGGCACCTGGTACTGGAACCGCTATCCAGGCGCCGCCTGCGACGTGGAGTCCTATATCTACCTGCCGCTGCTCGAGGAGACCGGCTACATCCCGACGGAGAAGTACGCCAAGGCGCCGGAGATCTTCGCCCACTGCCAGCGGATCGGCCGGCAGTTCGACCTCTACAAGTCGGCGCTGTTCCAGACCCAGGTCGAGCAGATGGACTGGGACGAGAACGCCCGGCGCTGGAACATCACGACCAACCGGGGCGACAAGCTCGCGGCACGGTTCGTCATCATCGCCGGCGGAGTGATGCACAAGGCGAAGCTGCCTGGCATCCCGGGGATCGAGACCTTCAAGGGCCACAGCTTCCACACCAGCCGGTGGGACTATGCCTATACCGGCGGCCCCACGGGCGGGCTGCACAAGCTGGCCGACAAGCGCGTGGGCATCATCGGAACGGGCGCGACCGCGGTCCAGGCGATCCCCCACCTCGGTGCCTCGGCCAAACAGCTGTACGTCTTCCAGCGTACGCCCTCGGGCGTTGGAGTGCGGAACAACCGGCCGACGGACGAGAGCTGGGTGAAGACGCTCCAGCCCGGCTGGCAGGAGGCGCGCATCCGCAACTTCACCGCGCTCGTCTCCGGCCGCGAGCAGGACGTCGACCTGGTGCGGGACGGGTGGACCTATATCTTCGATGATACCGCGAGCCGCCGTGCCAGGAGCCCCGAGGAGGCGGCCGAGCTCCGCCAGCTGGCGGACTTCCGCAAGATGGAGGAGATCCGCGCGCGGGTGGAGGCCATCGTCAAGGATCCGGTGACGGCCGAGGCGCTCAAGCCCTACTACAACCAGATGTGCAAGCGGCCCTGCTTCCACGACGAGTACCTGGACACGTTCAACCGTCCCAACGTCCAGCTCGTGGATACCGAGGGCAAGGGCGTGGAGCGGATTACTCCCACCGGCGTGGTGGTGAAGGGCAGGGAATACGAGGTCGACTGTCTGGTCTACGCCTCGGGCTTCGAGGTCTCGAGCGAATACACCCGCCGGCTGGGCTTCGACATTCGCGGGCGCGGCGGCAAGTCCTTGCGCGACAGCTGGGCCAACGGCCCGGCGACGCTCCACGGCATGCACAGCCGCGGTTATCCGAACCTCCTGATGTTCAGCCCGACCCAGAGCGGCTGGGCGATCAACTTCGTTCACATCCTCAGCGAGCAGGCGCAACACGCCGCCTACATCATCGAGCGCTGCTTGAAGCGGGGCGTCGAGATGATCGAACCGACGGAGCAGGCGCAGGAGCAGTGGTGGGGAGAGATCTTCACCCGCCTCCAGAAGGGGGCCACCTTCGGCGGTGTCGACTGCACGCCCGGCTACCTCAACAACGAGGGAGTCCGGCCCCCTCCGAGCGCGATTCGCTTCGCCCCCTTCGGAGGCGACACGCTTGAGTTCATCGACGTCCTGCGGAGCTGGCGCAAGGGCGATGAGCTCGCGGGCCTGGAACTCACGACAGGAGCAGCACCTCTCGCTACTGGCACGGCGTGA
- a CDS encoding serine/threonine-protein kinase has protein sequence MKPAPMPRCPTCQSEYAEDVSFCPRDGAALLPAVLEGRYRLLSPLGAGGMGVVYLAEHLGLRKSVAVKLLRGELSRDPTFARRFELEAIAASQIGHEHIVNVTDLGRTPSGELFYVMELLEGESLGALLLREHFLPLWRAVPILTQVCRALEAAHARGIVHRDVKPQNVMLLRRQGQADFVKVVDFGISKVMQGQPGSGLTEAGAILGTANYMAPEQAAGGTVDARADVYSMGVLTYEVCTGSLPFRGDNTFATMLQHLEATAEPPSRRRPDLGLPPELDALVLSALAKDPAARPTLETFRAGLEALVPGRVPLQLTPAMATGPVPVLPPAAPPAPPAVTEPLEPTMVSTRSLEPVHRARRGGLLVGGVGVLLLLGGVGLWTVTSRGPAVEPPKESSPPPAPARSRLSITSRPEGATVTLGEQVLGVTPLELERPDGDSGPLRLTLEGHLPEVLERLPEGDRLDVTLKKPPPPRARPDKPRTGKAQDKVQDLKPNPF, from the coding sequence ATGAAACCAGCTCCCATGCCGCGCTGCCCGACGTGCCAGAGCGAGTACGCGGAGGACGTCTCGTTCTGCCCCCGTGACGGCGCGGCGCTGCTGCCCGCCGTGCTGGAGGGCCGCTACCGGTTGCTGTCCCCGCTCGGCGCGGGAGGCATGGGCGTGGTGTACCTCGCCGAGCACCTGGGACTGCGCAAGAGCGTGGCGGTGAAGCTGCTGCGCGGTGAGCTGTCGAGAGATCCCACCTTCGCCCGCCGCTTCGAGCTGGAGGCCATCGCCGCCAGCCAGATCGGTCACGAGCACATCGTCAACGTGACGGACCTGGGCCGCACCCCCTCCGGTGAGCTCTTCTACGTCATGGAACTGCTGGAGGGAGAGAGCCTCGGGGCGCTGCTGCTGCGCGAGCACTTCCTCCCGCTGTGGCGCGCCGTGCCGATCCTGACGCAGGTGTGCCGGGCGCTCGAGGCGGCGCACGCGCGCGGTATCGTCCACCGGGACGTGAAGCCGCAGAACGTGATGCTCCTGCGGCGCCAGGGGCAGGCGGACTTCGTCAAGGTGGTGGACTTCGGCATCTCCAAGGTGATGCAGGGGCAGCCGGGCAGCGGACTCACCGAGGCGGGCGCCATCCTCGGCACCGCCAACTACATGGCCCCGGAGCAGGCTGCGGGTGGGACGGTGGATGCCCGGGCGGATGTGTACTCGATGGGTGTGCTCACCTACGAGGTCTGCACCGGCTCGCTCCCCTTCCGCGGGGACAACACCTTCGCCACGATGTTGCAGCACCTGGAGGCCACCGCCGAGCCTCCCAGCCGGCGCCGCCCGGACCTCGGCCTGCCGCCGGAGCTGGACGCGCTGGTGCTGAGCGCGCTCGCCAAGGACCCGGCCGCCCGCCCCACCCTGGAGACGTTCCGCGCCGGGCTGGAGGCCCTCGTCCCGGGCCGCGTGCCCCTCCAGCTCACGCCGGCCATGGCCACCGGCCCCGTGCCCGTGCTCCCGCCCGCCGCACCGCCCGCTCCGCCTGCCGTGACCGAGCCCCTCGAGCCCACCATGGTATCCACCCGGAGCCTGGAGCCGGTCCACCGTGCCAGGCGCGGCGGGCTCCTCGTGGGAGGAGTGGGAGTGCTGCTGCTCCTCGGCGGCGTGGGGCTGTGGACGGTCACCTCGCGCGGCCCGGCCGTGGAGCCCCCGAAGGAGTCCTCTCCCCCGCCGGCCCCGGCCCGTTCACGCCTGTCCATCACCTCGCGGCCCGAGGGCGCCACGGTGACGCTGGGCGAGCAGGTGCTCGGAGTCACCCCCCTGGAGCTGGAGCGCCCGGACGGAGACTCCGGCCCCCTGCGCCTCACGTTGGAGGGCCATCTCCCCGAGGTGCTCGAGCGCCTGCCCGAGGGCGATCGGCTGGACGTCACGCTGAAGAAGCCACCGCCGCCGCGCGCGCGGCCCGACAAGCCCCGGACTGGCAAGGCCCAGGACAAGGTCCAGGACCTCAAGCCCAACCCCTTCTGA
- a CDS encoding LysR family transcriptional regulator: MPERKKQSPVLLEGLMPLVVFVRAVDDKGFSAAARRLGLTPSAVSKQVAQLEERLGSRLLRRTTHHLSLTEAGSIFYEHCQRVLGELEDARLEMAALDERPKGTLRISVPTVLGEVHVGAAAAAFQDSFPEVQVELEASDRVVDLVEEGFDAAVRIAGTLKDSAMVVRRLAAEERVLCANPFYLQRAGRPRSPEDLARHDCLLFKPGRVVREWQFQGAEGTRSVKVQGRFVANNNLILRQAALQGRGIANLPRYLVLEELRSGALVSLLTDHPVTDRHIYLVYPHRRLTPPKVRAFADFIARYFQRILGQSDTRP, from the coding sequence GTGCCTGAACGGAAAAAGCAGAGCCCGGTGCTTCTCGAGGGGCTGATGCCCCTGGTGGTGTTCGTGCGAGCCGTCGACGACAAGGGGTTTTCGGCGGCGGCGAGACGGTTGGGGCTGACGCCCTCCGCGGTGAGCAAGCAGGTGGCCCAGTTGGAGGAGCGGCTCGGGAGCCGGTTGCTCCGGAGGACGACCCATCATCTGAGCCTCACGGAGGCGGGCAGCATCTTCTACGAGCACTGCCAGCGGGTGCTCGGGGAGTTGGAAGACGCCAGGCTCGAGATGGCGGCTCTGGATGAGCGCCCGAAGGGAACCCTGCGCATCTCCGTCCCCACCGTGCTCGGTGAAGTCCACGTCGGAGCCGCGGCGGCGGCGTTCCAGGATTCCTTCCCCGAGGTGCAGGTGGAGCTCGAGGCGAGCGACCGGGTGGTGGACCTCGTGGAGGAGGGCTTCGATGCCGCGGTGCGGATCGCCGGCACCTTGAAGGACAGCGCGATGGTGGTCCGGCGCCTGGCGGCCGAGGAGCGCGTCTTGTGCGCGAATCCCTTCTATCTCCAACGTGCCGGCAGGCCTCGCTCGCCAGAGGACCTGGCCCGGCACGACTGTCTGCTCTTCAAGCCCGGCCGGGTGGTGCGGGAGTGGCAGTTCCAGGGAGCGGAGGGCACCCGGAGCGTGAAGGTCCAGGGGCGTTTCGTGGCCAACAACAACCTCATCCTGAGACAGGCGGCCCTCCAGGGTCGCGGCATCGCCAACCTGCCGCGCTACCTGGTGCTGGAGGAACTGCGCTCGGGTGCCCTGGTGTCACTGCTCACCGATCATCCGGTGACCGACCGCCACATCTACCTCGTCTACCCCCACCGGCGGCTCACGCCTCCCAAGGTGCGAGCCTTCGCGGACTTCATCGCCCGCTACTTCCAACGCATCCTGGGGCAGTCCGATACGCGGCCTTGA
- a CDS encoding polysaccharide deacetylase family protein: MDPSERTSPPSPHPLERREFLRQSSLLTAGTLVAAAHSSDTLAAAARVERSSSKQFWPEGARLVISISMQLEAGAQPERGASSPFPPIDPKYPDLPAATWYAYGIHEGIPRLLELFARKRVKVTSHMVGQAVDRNPKLAREIVERGHEAAAHGQTWTPQFSMTPEEERASYEANVRSIERATGTRPLGFNAFWLRGTPHTLEILQSLGFIYHIDDVSRDEPFLLSVNDKPFAVVPYTLHLNDIVQFEGRNASTEAFGRELKDEFDVLYAEGATRRRMMSISTHDRIAGRPSRVKMLEEFITYAQKHPGVVFMRKDEIARFALESPLTLREGGF; this comes from the coding sequence ATGGACCCCTCCGAACGAACGTCTCCCCCCTCCCCTCACCCACTCGAACGCCGCGAGTTCCTGCGCCAATCCAGCCTGCTCACCGCCGGCACGCTCGTCGCGGCGGCCCATTCCTCCGACACACTGGCCGCGGCTGCACGCGTCGAGCGCTCCTCGTCCAAGCAGTTCTGGCCGGAGGGGGCGCGACTGGTGATCTCCATCTCCATGCAGCTCGAAGCGGGTGCTCAGCCCGAGCGGGGAGCGAGCAGCCCGTTCCCGCCCATCGATCCGAAGTACCCGGACCTGCCCGCCGCCACCTGGTACGCGTACGGCATCCATGAGGGCATCCCGCGACTGCTCGAGCTCTTCGCTCGCAAACGCGTCAAGGTGACATCCCACATGGTCGGCCAGGCGGTGGACCGCAACCCCAAGCTGGCGCGGGAAATCGTCGAGCGGGGCCACGAGGCCGCCGCCCACGGTCAGACCTGGACGCCCCAGTTCTCGATGACCCCCGAGGAGGAACGGGCTTCATACGAGGCCAATGTGCGGAGCATCGAACGCGCCACGGGCACGCGGCCGTTGGGCTTCAATGCATTCTGGTTGCGAGGGACTCCCCATACGCTGGAGATCCTCCAGAGCCTGGGTTTCATCTACCACATCGATGACGTGAGCCGGGACGAGCCGTTCCTCCTCTCGGTGAACGACAAGCCGTTCGCCGTCGTGCCCTATACCCTGCACCTGAACGACATCGTCCAGTTCGAGGGCCGCAACGCCTCCACCGAGGCTTTCGGGCGCGAGCTCAAGGACGAGTTCGACGTCTTGTACGCCGAGGGCGCCACGCGCCGACGCATGATGTCCATCAGCACTCACGACCGCATCGCGGGCCGTCCGTCGCGCGTCAAGATGCTGGAGGAGTTCATCACCTATGCCCAGAAGCATCCAGGCGTGGTGTTCATGCGCAAGGACGAGATCGCCCGTTTCGCGCTGGAGAGCCCGCTGACCCTCCGGGAAGGGGGCTTCTGA
- a CDS encoding SDR family oxidoreductase has product MKKEVVVVIGVGGMGQAIARRQGAGRTVLLADLNEGTLESVATSLRGDGHDVSTRRVDVSSRESVRSLAETASSAGRVVQVIHTAGLSPVQARVEAILRVDLLGVALVLEEFGRVVADGGAGVVIASMAGHLAAPLTPEQEAALRMTPSEGLLELPFVRPEVVTHPAAAYGLSKRANQLRVQGASAAWGGRGARINSISPGVIATPMGQQELAGEHGGMMRAMVAASGTGRLGTPADIANATAFLLGPDASFITGTDLLVDGGVIAAMFSGRFHASAAS; this is encoded by the coding sequence ATGAAAAAGGAAGTCGTCGTCGTGATTGGTGTGGGCGGTATGGGGCAGGCCATCGCCCGTCGACAGGGAGCAGGGCGGACGGTTCTCCTGGCCGACCTCAACGAGGGCACCCTGGAGTCGGTCGCGACGTCCCTGCGGGGCGACGGTCACGACGTCTCGACCCGGAGGGTCGACGTGTCGTCGCGGGAATCGGTGAGGTCGCTCGCCGAGACCGCCAGTTCCGCGGGGAGGGTGGTGCAGGTCATCCACACCGCCGGACTCTCCCCGGTCCAGGCGCGTGTCGAGGCGATCCTCCGGGTCGATCTGCTCGGCGTCGCGCTCGTGCTGGAGGAGTTCGGCCGCGTCGTGGCCGACGGTGGGGCGGGCGTCGTGATCGCGAGCATGGCAGGACATCTGGCGGCACCGCTGACCCCTGAGCAGGAGGCCGCACTCCGGATGACGCCGAGCGAGGGGCTGCTCGAGCTGCCGTTCGTGCGGCCCGAAGTCGTGACCCATCCCGCCGCGGCGTACGGCCTCTCCAAGCGCGCCAACCAGCTCCGTGTCCAGGGCGCCAGCGCTGCCTGGGGTGGACGCGGAGCACGCATCAACAGCATCAGCCCGGGCGTCATCGCCACCCCGATGGGCCAGCAGGAGCTCGCCGGGGAGCACGGCGGCATGATGCGGGCGATGGTCGCCGCGTCCGGAACAGGACGCCTCGGAACCCCCGCCGACATCGCGAACGCGACCGCCTTCCTTCTCGGCCCCGACGCCTCGTTCATCACGGGCACGGACCTGCTCGTCGACGGTGGCGTGATCGCCGCGATGTTTTCCGGTCGATTCCACGCGTCCGCCGCGAGCTGA